In the genome of Pseudomonas sp. HS6, one region contains:
- the thiI gene encoding tRNA uracil 4-sulfurtransferase ThiI, with translation MKLIVKVFPEITIKSRPVRTKFIRQLAKNIRTVLRDLDPAVVVNGVWDNLELETRVTDAKALKEMGERLTCMPGIAHFLQIDEYPLGDFDDITEKCKEHYGDALAGKIFSVRCKRAGKHAFSSMDVEKYVGSKLRRECGAAGIDLKQPEIEVRIEVRDKRLFVIHSQHNGIGGYPLGALEQTLVLMSGGFDSTVAAYQIMRRGLMAHFCFFNLGGRAHELGVMEVAHFIWKKYGSSQRVLFVSVPFEEVLGEILGKVDNSHMGVVLKRMMLRASSDIAERLHIDALVTGEAISQVSSQTLPNLSVIDCVTDKLVLRPLIVAHKQDIIDTANEIGTADFARHMPEYCGVISVNPKTAAKRGRVEHEEKEFDMAVLERALANARLVPIDRVIDELGQDLQIEEVSEALAGQIVIDIRHPDAAEDEPLELEGIEVQTMPFYAVNARFKELDPTRQYLLYCDKGVMSRLHAHHLLSEGHANVRVYRPS, from the coding sequence ATGAAACTAATCGTAAAAGTCTTCCCCGAGATCACCATCAAAAGCCGACCTGTCCGGACGAAATTCATCCGCCAGCTGGCCAAGAACATCCGCACCGTGCTCCGCGACCTGGACCCGGCCGTGGTGGTGAACGGTGTGTGGGACAATCTCGAGCTGGAAACCCGTGTTACCGACGCCAAGGCCCTGAAAGAGATGGGCGAGCGCCTGACCTGCATGCCGGGCATCGCGCACTTTCTGCAGATCGACGAGTACCCGCTGGGTGACTTCGACGACATCACCGAGAAGTGCAAAGAGCACTACGGCGATGCACTGGCCGGGAAGATTTTCTCGGTGCGCTGCAAACGTGCGGGCAAGCATGCGTTCAGCTCGATGGACGTCGAAAAATACGTCGGCAGCAAGCTGCGCCGTGAGTGCGGTGCCGCCGGAATCGACTTGAAACAGCCGGAAATCGAAGTCCGCATCGAAGTTCGCGACAAACGGTTGTTTGTGATTCATAGCCAGCACAATGGCATCGGCGGCTACCCGCTCGGTGCGCTGGAGCAGACGCTGGTATTGATGTCCGGCGGCTTTGACTCGACGGTTGCCGCCTACCAAATCATGCGCCGCGGTCTGATGGCGCACTTCTGCTTCTTCAATCTGGGCGGTCGTGCCCACGAATTGGGCGTGATGGAAGTCGCGCATTTCATCTGGAAGAAGTACGGCAGCTCGCAACGCGTGCTATTTGTCAGTGTCCCGTTCGAAGAAGTGTTGGGCGAAATTCTCGGCAAAGTCGATAACAGTCATATGGGCGTCGTATTGAAGCGTATGATGTTGCGCGCGTCCTCGGACATCGCCGAGCGTCTGCACATTGATGCGCTGGTCACCGGTGAGGCGATCTCCCAGGTGTCGAGCCAGACGCTGCCGAACCTGTCGGTGATCGACTGCGTGACCGACAAACTGGTCCTGCGCCCGCTGATCGTCGCCCACAAGCAGGACATCATCGACACGGCCAACGAGATCGGCACTGCCGATTTCGCCCGGCACATGCCGGAGTACTGCGGGGTCATTTCGGTCAACCCGAAAACCGCCGCCAAACGCGGTCGCGTTGAGCACGAAGAGAAAGAATTCGACATGGCGGTGCTTGAGCGTGCGCTCGCAAACGCCAGACTGGTGCCGATCGATCGGGTGATCGACGAATTGGGCCAGGATTTGCAAATCGAAGAAGTCAGCGAAGCACTGGCCGGCCAGATCGTCATCGACATCCGTCACCCGGATGCCGCCGAAGATGAGCCGCTGGAGCTCGAGGGCATAGAAGTACAGACGATGCCGTTCTACGCAGTGAACGCTCGTTTCAAGGAGCTGGATCCGACTCGCCAGTACCTGCTGTATTGCGACAAAGGCGTGATGAGTCGCCTGCATGCTCACCATTTGCTCAGTGAGGGGCATGCCAATGTGCGCGTTTATCGACCGAGCTAA